In the genome of Helicobacter colisuis, one region contains:
- the purM gene encoding phosphoribosylformylglycinamidine cyclo-ligase, with product MQKFNYKDSGVDIAEGNALVENLKGLVKSTFNSNVLGGIGSFSGAYALPSGYKEPVILAATDGVGTKLRLAIDYGILDSVGIDLVAMCVNDLICNFATPLFFLDYYATGKLDKNKALEVIKGITQGCLEAECALIGGETAEMPGMYEGEDFDLAGFAVGIGEKEIIQRENQAKAGDVLIALPSSGIHSNGYSLVRKILSQNKINLEANFEGKPLIQTLLTPTKIYVKTFKKLQNKIKALAHITGGGIIENLPRCLPNNLDALIKENQIKTLPIFDLLTKYTEESDKYRTFNMGIGMIFVCSKEDADFIARESQGYILGELTEGSREVKFV from the coding sequence ATGCAAAAGTTTAATTATAAAGATTCAGGCGTAGATATTGCAGAGGGTAATGCATTAGTAGAAAACCTAAAAGGGCTTGTCAAATCAACTTTTAATTCCAATGTTTTAGGTGGAATTGGCTCTTTTAGTGGAGCCTATGCACTCCCTAGTGGATACAAAGAACCTGTAATTCTAGCAGCCACCGATGGAGTTGGGACAAAGCTCCGCCTAGCAATTGATTATGGAATCTTAGATAGCGTCGGAATTGACTTAGTGGCAATGTGTGTAAATGATCTTATTTGCAATTTTGCTACCCCATTGTTTTTCTTAGATTATTACGCCACAGGAAAACTTGATAAAAACAAGGCTTTAGAAGTGATTAAAGGCATTACTCAAGGTTGCTTAGAAGCTGAATGCGCCTTAATTGGTGGAGAAACTGCTGAAATGCCCGGAATGTATGAAGGAGAAGATTTTGATCTTGCGGGATTTGCTGTTGGAATCGGAGAGAAAGAAATTATTCAAAGAGAAAATCAAGCTAAGGCTGGAGATGTGCTAATCGCACTTCCAAGTAGTGGAATCCACTCAAATGGCTATTCATTAGTGCGCAAGATTCTAAGTCAAAATAAAATAAATTTAGAAGCTAATTTTGAGGGTAAGCCACTTATTCAAACCTTGCTAACACCCACTAAAATTTATGTAAAAACCTTTAAAAAACTCCAAAATAAAATCAAAGCTCTAGCGCACATTACAGGGGGTGGAATCATAGAAAATCTCCCAAGATGCCTCCCTAATAATCTTGATGCCTTAATCAAAGAAAACCAAATCAAAACTCTTCCCATTTTTGATTTACTGACAAAATACACCGAAGAATCTGACAAATATCGCACCTTTAATATGGGTATTGGTATGATTTTTGTTTGCTCTAAAGAAGATGCAGATTTTATCGCAAGAGAATCACAAGGGTATATCCTAGGTGAGCTTACAGAAGGTAGCCGTGAAGTAAAATTTGTTTAA
- a CDS encoding polynucleotide adenylyltransferase, protein MENTDFTKKIYLVGGAIRDYLLGLPTKDKDYVAVGFSKNDFQYCQKVGKNFPVFLIDSHTQIALARKETKTTKGYNGFSYKTDNVTLLDDLKRRDLSINAMALDLSSNTLIDPFGGKKDLRNKILRHTSPAFCEDPLRILRLARFKAKLGIHWKIHPSTKVLVYSMKNELKDLESNRIFEEIKQVLSQKNSHLFFETLFELGVLNEIFPSLYALTTLKEGSPYHLESSVFVHTMKVLKYLDNDSLLLKLTALYHDIAKPYTYRNFGNSNGHDNPQKIESLIDMQIPKTIQKKMLILIGNHIKITHLFSMRPSKILDFFHSFKGDKALLLDQIRFFEADHKGRISQVKSATLESKKIIELFSQINSYSPKEWIQSQKSKPNGNQIKDHIQKAKINLISSFLSTLSDKQSLHAKPDLNH, encoded by the coding sequence ATGGAAAATACGGACTTTACTAAAAAAATCTATCTTGTTGGTGGTGCTATTAGAGATTATCTCTTAGGGCTTCCCACCAAAGACAAAGATTATGTGGCAGTTGGATTTAGCAAAAATGATTTTCAATATTGCCAAAAAGTTGGCAAAAACTTTCCCGTTTTTCTCATTGATTCTCACACACAAATCGCTCTTGCTAGAAAAGAGACCAAAACCACAAAAGGTTACAATGGCTTTAGCTACAAAACAGATAATGTTACGCTGCTAGATGATTTAAAAAGGCGTGATTTAAGCATTAACGCTATGGCGCTAGATTTGAGTTCAAACACACTTATTGATCCCTTTGGTGGTAAAAAAGACTTGCGAAATAAGATTTTACGCCACACTTCACCTGCTTTTTGCGAAGATCCACTTAGAATCTTAAGACTTGCAAGATTCAAAGCAAAACTTGGTATTCATTGGAAGATTCATCCAAGCACCAAAGTTTTAGTCTATTCAATGAAAAACGAATTAAAAGATTTAGAATCTAATCGTATTTTTGAAGAAATCAAGCAAGTTTTAAGCCAAAAAAACAGCCATTTATTTTTTGAAACTCTCTTTGAGCTTGGTGTTTTAAATGAAATTTTTCCCTCTCTTTATGCGCTAACCACACTCAAAGAAGGTAGCCCTTACCACTTAGAATCCTCTGTTTTTGTCCATACAATGAAGGTTTTAAAATACCTTGATAATGATTCTTTGCTTCTTAAATTAACCGCGCTTTATCACGATATTGCCAAACCATATACTTATAGAAATTTTGGAAATTCCAATGGGCATGACAACCCCCAAAAAATAGAATCTCTTATTGATATGCAAATCCCAAAAACAATCCAAAAAAAAATGCTGATTCTAATTGGCAATCACATTAAAATCACCCATCTCTTTTCTATGCGCCCTTCCAAAATACTTGATTTTTTTCATAGCTTCAAAGGCGACAAAGCCCTTTTGCTTGACCAAATTAGGTTCTTTGAAGCCGATCACAAAGGACGCATTAGTCAAGTCAAATCTGCCACACTTGAGAGTAAAAAAATCATTGAACTCTTCAGTCAAATCAATTCTTACTCTCCTAAAGAATGGATACAATCCCAAAAATCAAAACCCAATGGGAATCAAATCAAAGATCATATCCAAAAAGCCAAAATTAACCTTATTTCAAGCTTTCTAAGCACCCTTAGCGATAAGCAATCTCTCCATGCAAAGCCTGATCTAAACCATTAA
- a CDS encoding shikimate dehydrogenase, with amino-acid sequence MQFAVIGNPISHSLSPLLHNSAFKALKIKGYYGRYCLDTHENFSTLISLKLKGANITIPYKETAFLHCDEVFGIAKEIQAVNTLVFKDNKLLGYNTDALGFYQCIEKFNFKNALILGAGGSAKAVACILKDKGISTTILNRSKERLESFLALGFQCSTYDNFSKQESYDIIINTTPSGLIQNSLPLEESKLKLLLKDSKLAFDLVYGIQTPFLNLAKNLHIPTQDGKMMLINQAILAFGIFMDSLKIAYCKNTLINSMQNAL; translated from the coding sequence ATGCAATTTGCCGTTATTGGAAATCCAATTTCTCACTCTCTCTCCCCACTTTTACATAATTCTGCTTTCAAAGCTCTTAAAATTAAAGGCTACTATGGGCGCTATTGCCTAGATACTCATGAGAATTTTTCCACCTTAATCTCACTAAAACTTAAGGGTGCTAACATCACCATACCCTACAAAGAAACCGCATTTTTGCATTGTGATGAAGTTTTTGGAATTGCCAAAGAAATTCAAGCTGTCAATACGCTAGTATTCAAAGACAATAAACTTTTGGGTTACAATACCGATGCACTTGGTTTTTATCAGTGTATTGAAAAATTTAATTTCAAAAATGCTCTTATTCTTGGTGCTGGAGGTTCTGCAAAAGCAGTAGCCTGCATCTTAAAAGACAAAGGAATATCCACAACTATTCTTAATCGCTCCAAAGAAAGACTAGAATCATTCCTAGCTTTAGGCTTTCAATGCTCCACTTATGATAATTTTTCCAAACAAGAATCCTATGACATTATTATCAACACTACCCCTTCAGGTTTAATCCAAAATTCCCTGCCCCTTGAAGAATCTAAGCTAAAACTTCTTTTAAAAGATTCTAAACTTGCCTTTGATTTAGTCTATGGAATCCAAACTCCCTTTTTAAATCTAGCTAAGAATCTACACATCCCCACACAAGATGGTAAAATGATGCTCATAAACCAAGCCATTCTTGCTTTTGGAATCTTTATGGATTCTCTTAAAATCGCCTATTGCAAAAATACTCTCATTAATAGTATGCAAAATGCTCTATAA
- the mnmH gene encoding tRNA 2-selenouridine(34) synthase MnmH translates to MQKDIEIQSFLNLNLPLILDVRSPREYELSHIPLALNCPVLQNDEFERVGTLYKQDTFGAKILGASLICQNISTHLLSLKEKITPAIPFGIYCARGGMRSHSFALILQRIGYRVLVLEGGYKSYRKFITQSLDQAPTHNFLTLIGPTGSGKSEIISAFHHSLDIEQIAKHLGSSFGQICGNQPSVKMFQNLIFTRLKELQNAPFVLVEGESKKLGNLILPTPLYNAYQKAPKILILSPLERRIKRIITQYGKISEKFFRDSMQKIAPFMKKQFWQEAYDAFFANQLEKVAEILLIEYYDKVYKKESFHQVVHYQSTTQAIAEIKAFAEEFYKIKE, encoded by the coding sequence GTGCAAAAAGATATTGAAATTCAAAGTTTTTTAAATCTAAATCTTCCTTTGATACTTGATGTTCGCTCACCTAGAGAATACGAGCTCTCTCACATTCCCCTGGCACTAAATTGCCCAGTTTTACAAAATGATGAATTTGAAAGAGTTGGCACACTTTATAAACAAGATACTTTTGGTGCTAAGATTCTTGGGGCAAGTTTAATTTGTCAAAATATTTCCACTCACCTTTTAAGTCTTAAAGAAAAAATCACTCCTGCTATTCCTTTTGGAATCTATTGTGCTAGAGGTGGAATGCGCAGCCACTCTTTTGCCCTTATTTTGCAACGCATTGGCTATCGCGTTTTGGTGCTAGAGGGAGGCTATAAATCCTATCGTAAATTCATAACCCAAAGCCTAGATCAAGCCCCCACACACAACTTCTTAACACTCATAGGACCAACAGGCAGTGGTAAAAGTGAGATTATTAGCGCTTTTCATCACTCCTTAGATATTGAACAAATCGCCAAACACCTTGGCTCAAGCTTTGGTCAAATTTGTGGGAATCAACCTAGCGTTAAAATGTTCCAAAATCTAATTTTTACGAGATTAAAAGAATTGCAAAATGCTCCTTTTGTGCTTGTTGAAGGAGAAAGCAAGAAGCTTGGCAATCTTATTTTGCCCACTCCGCTCTATAATGCCTACCAAAAGGCACCCAAGATTCTTATCCTTTCGCCTTTAGAGCGAAGAATCAAAAGAATCATTACACAATATGGTAAAATTTCAGAAAAATTTTTTAGAGATTCGATGCAAAAAATTGCTCCCTTTATGAAAAAGCAGTTTTGGCAAGAAGCCTATGATGCCTTTTTTGCTAATCAATTAGAAAAAGTCGCAGAAATTTTGCTCATAGAATATTATGATAAAGTCTATAAAAAAGAATCTTTTCATCAAGTAGTGCATTATCAAAGCACCACCCAAGCTATTGCAGAAATCAAAGCTTTTGCAGAAGAATTTTATAAAATAAAGGAATAA
- the trpB gene encoding tryptophan synthase subunit beta: MQTPYLKQFPDENGFFGKFGGSFVPEPIAKAMEEINQAYNLIAQNSDFIAELRKIRKHFQGRPTPIYFAHNLTKEYGGAGIYLKREDLNHTGAHKLNHCMGEALLAKFMGKKKLIAETGAGQHGVALATAAAYFGLECEIHMGEVDIAKEHPNVVRMKILGAKVVSVSRGAKTLKEAVDSAFEAYLSDPKNTMYAIGSVVGPHPFPKMVRDFQAIVGIESKEQFLEMTGELPDIVCACVGGGSNAMGIFSGFIDDAIELVGVEPLGRGSVLGEHAASLSYGSEGVMHGFNSIMLKDSNGEPAPVYSVASGLDYPSVGPEHAYLHSIGRTKVAAISDKEAISAFFALSKKEGIIPAIESSHALAYALKIAPELKGKKILVNLSGRGDKDIDFVVEKYGYGE, translated from the coding sequence ATGCAAACACCCTATCTCAAACAATTTCCTGATGAAAATGGATTTTTTGGCAAATTTGGTGGAAGCTTTGTGCCAGAGCCTATTGCTAAGGCTATGGAAGAGATTAATCAAGCCTACAATCTTATCGCGCAAAATAGCGATTTTATCGCAGAGCTTCGCAAGATTCGCAAACACTTTCAAGGGCGTCCTACACCAATTTATTTTGCACATAATTTAACCAAAGAATATGGCGGTGCGGGAATCTATCTCAAGCGAGAGGATTTAAATCACACCGGCGCTCACAAGCTTAACCATTGTATGGGCGAGGCACTTTTGGCAAAATTTATGGGCAAAAAGAAGCTTATAGCAGAAACTGGAGCAGGGCAACATGGCGTGGCTTTGGCTACTGCCGCAGCGTATTTTGGGCTAGAGTGTGAGATTCATATGGGTGAGGTGGATATAGCAAAAGAACACCCAAATGTCGTGCGTATGAAGATTTTGGGGGCTAAGGTTGTGAGTGTGAGTCGCGGTGCTAAAACGCTTAAAGAAGCTGTAGATTCAGCCTTTGAAGCATATTTGAGCGATCCAAAAAACACAATGTATGCCATTGGTTCTGTGGTAGGTCCTCACCCATTTCCTAAAATGGTGCGTGATTTTCAAGCGATTGTGGGTATTGAATCTAAAGAGCAATTTTTAGAGATGACAGGGGAATTACCAGATATTGTGTGTGCGTGTGTGGGTGGCGGAAGCAATGCTATGGGAATTTTTAGTGGTTTTATTGATGATGCCATAGAACTTGTGGGTGTGGAGCCACTAGGGCGTGGCAGTGTGCTTGGAGAGCATGCAGCAAGCCTAAGCTATGGAAGTGAGGGTGTGATGCACGGATTTAATAGCATAATGCTTAAAGATTCTAATGGAGAACCTGCACCGGTATATAGTGTGGCAAGTGGGCTTGATTACCCAAGTGTGGGACCAGAACACGCGTATTTGCATAGCATCGGACGCACAAAGGTTGCAGCTATTAGCGATAAGGAAGCCATTAGTGCGTTTTTTGCGTTGAGTAAAAAAGAGGGCATTATCCCTGCTATTGAATCTAGTCATGCTCTAGCTTATGCACTAAAGATTGCACCAGAATTAAAGGGTAAAAAAATTCTTGTGAATCTTAGTGGCAGAGGGGATAAGGATATCGATTTTGTGGTAGAAAAATATGGCTATGGCGAGTGA
- a CDS encoding ammonium transporter, whose product MLSVDTLFLIACSGLVLLMTPALGMFYAGMVNRNNVLSTTINSVILYALIALQWIIIGYTLAFGDDIGLLIGNLNHIFLVGIDGQSVGNVSENLFMFFQMLFAVIGAAIITGSLAERMHFGALLIFILCWSTLAYDILAHWVWGGGWLMEIGSLDFAGGGVVHIAAGVAGLVGCIMLGRRKYAQGIMPHNLPLSFIGAVFLWMGWLGFNTGSALSVNSVAVNAFLTTNFSVVGAMLSWMLVEWIKYGKPTLLGSITGIVAGLVAITPSAGFVTPFAAVLIGFIASPICFFAISYLKSKFGYDDTLDAFGLHGVGGIWGGIATGLFATSSVNEIIKEDAAGEGLFYGGDVSLLVVQIIAILACFVLSGVVSYVILKVIALFNPLRVEESQEINGLDQALHGEIAYR is encoded by the coding sequence ATTTTATCTGTAGATACTTTATTTTTGATTGCTTGTAGTGGGCTTGTTTTGTTAATGACTCCTGCTTTGGGTATGTTTTATGCTGGAATGGTTAATCGTAATAATGTTTTAAGCACAACAATTAATAGTGTTATTTTGTATGCTTTAATTGCATTGCAGTGGATTATTATAGGTTATACTTTAGCTTTTGGCGATGATATTGGATTGTTGATTGGGAATTTGAACCATATTTTTTTAGTGGGTATTGATGGGCAAAGTGTTGGTAATGTTAGCGAGAATCTTTTTATGTTTTTTCAAATGCTTTTTGCAGTGATTGGTGCGGCTATTATTACAGGATCTTTGGCGGAGAGAATGCATTTTGGTGCCCTTTTGATTTTCATTTTGTGCTGGAGCACTTTGGCTTATGATATTTTAGCACATTGGGTTTGGGGCGGAGGCTGGCTTATGGAGATTGGATCTTTAGACTTTGCAGGGGGTGGAGTAGTGCATATCGCTGCTGGAGTAGCTGGACTTGTGGGCTGTATTATGCTTGGTAGAAGAAAATATGCACAAGGAATTATGCCTCATAATTTACCTCTTTCTTTTATTGGAGCTGTTTTTCTTTGGATGGGGTGGCTTGGATTTAATACAGGAAGTGCTTTGAGTGTGAATTCTGTAGCGGTGAATGCATTTTTGACAACTAATTTTTCTGTGGTTGGGGCGATGCTTTCTTGGATGTTGGTAGAATGGATTAAATATGGCAAACCTACTTTATTAGGAAGTATTACAGGAATTGTAGCAGGGCTTGTAGCTATTACACCATCAGCTGGATTTGTTACGCCTTTTGCAGCAGTTTTGATAGGATTTATAGCATCGCCTATTTGTTTTTTTGCCATTAGTTATTTGAAATCTAAATTTGGATATGATGATACTTTGGATGCTTTTGGTTTGCATGGAGTTGGTGGAATATGGGGTGGAATTGCAACAGGACTTTTTGCGACAAGCTCTGTGAATGAGATTATCAAAGAAGATGCAGCTGGAGAAGGGTTGTTTTATGGTGGTGATGTAAGTTTGTTAGTTGTGCAAATTATTGCAATACTAGCTTGTTTTGTGCTATCAGGAGTTGTGAGTTATGTAATCTTAAAAGTGATTGCGCTTTTCAATCCTCTTAGGGTAGAAGAATCTCAAGAAATTAATGGTTTAGATCAGGCTTTGCATGGAGAGATTGCTTATCGCTAA
- the hpf gene encoding ribosome hibernation-promoting factor, HPF/YfiA family, with the protein MNTTITSRHFELTDSIKSYIFRLSESLEKYNLDILSTRIVISYQEKKGKEKKKRSYTIDLTLSMARANTIVISQQDKDLYTAADLAFSRMHKVLRRHHDKINCKQAIPSEEITALEILRSEAKASNQDDEIVPMDLDLHKPLDIEDALERLKSSSQQFFVFNDKDSKMRVIYKRIDGKYGLY; encoded by the coding sequence ATGAATACTACCATTACTTCACGACATTTTGAATTAACCGATTCGATTAAAAGCTATATTTTTCGCCTTAGTGAAAGCCTAGAAAAATACAATCTTGACATTTTAAGCACGCGTATTGTCATTTCCTATCAAGAAAAGAAGGGGAAAGAAAAGAAAAAGCGCTCTTATACAATCGACCTTACTCTCTCTATGGCAAGAGCCAATACCATTGTCATTAGCCAACAAGATAAAGATCTCTACACAGCTGCTGATTTAGCATTTTCGCGAATGCACAAAGTCTTGCGCCGCCACCACGATAAGATTAATTGCAAACAGGCAATACCTAGCGAGGAAATCACAGCACTAGAAATCCTAAGAAGCGAAGCTAAGGCTTCAAATCAAGATGATGAAATTGTGCCAATGGATTTGGATTTACACAAACCCCTAGACATTGAAGATGCTCTAGAGAGACTCAAAAGCAGCTCACAGCAATTCTTTGTTTTTAATGACAAAGATTCTAAGATGCGCGTGATTTACAAACGAATTGATGGAAAATACGGACTTTACTAA
- a CDS encoding SH3 domain-containing protein has translation MLSNIKRFFKIYPLPIFVLLLVFAIYYSIFEVLKKQDLKTAQPITEAELMQNEIPKESPITPKPIQESKLETPQPKLATPAENKMEEKVENNEIITSKVPSLNIRQEPNVNSPIIGKLTPHIQAIILEDDGKWLLIGANQNSKALGWVLKTYTKILPQKAILQETQEIKIDLPRFFTSLAPRLNIRQTPSTEAKILGSLTPEDSVEILENAGEWVKIQDINPTSNKSGWVMKKFLKEI, from the coding sequence ATGTTATCTAACATAAAGCGTTTTTTTAAAATCTATCCACTTCCCATTTTTGTGCTTTTATTGGTATTTGCCATTTATTACTCAATTTTTGAAGTTCTAAAAAAGCAAGATCTAAAAACGGCACAACCCATCACCGAAGCAGAACTTATGCAAAATGAAATTCCAAAAGAATCTCCAATCACCCCCAAACCCATACAAGAGTCAAAACTAGAAACTCCACAGCCTAAACTAGCAACACCTGCAGAAAATAAGATGGAAGAAAAAGTAGAAAATAATGAGATAATTACTTCCAAAGTTCCTTCACTCAACATTCGCCAAGAACCCAATGTGAATTCTCCTATTATAGGCAAGCTTACACCCCATATCCAAGCTATTATTTTAGAAGATGATGGCAAATGGTTGCTAATTGGAGCAAATCAAAATAGCAAAGCATTGGGTTGGGTTTTGAAAACCTACACAAAAATCCTACCGCAAAAGGCTATCCTCCAAGAAACACAGGAAATAAAAATTGATTTACCGCGATTTTTCACTTCATTGGCTCCACGGCTCAATATCCGCCAAACGCCAAGCACAGAAGCTAAGATTCTAGGTTCTCTTACACCTGAAGATAGCGTTGAGATTCTAGAAAATGCTGGTGAATGGGTAAAAATCCAAGATATTAATCCCACTTCTAATAAAAGTGGTTGGGTGATGAAAAAATTTCTTAAAGAGATTTAA
- a CDS encoding P-II family nitrogen regulator → MEKIYKVEIITRSEKLNVLKDSLSLKGIKGMTVSNVMGAGNQKGKTEVYRGNEMRIDLLPKIRIEILSKESMVDEIIQVAKECLNTGNVGDGKIIIYPVSNVIRIRTNQEGTDAI, encoded by the coding sequence ATGGAGAAAATTTATAAAGTTGAAATTATAACGCGTTCTGAAAAGCTTAATGTGCTTAAAGATTCCTTGTCTCTAAAAGGCATTAAAGGAATGACGGTGAGCAATGTTATGGGTGCTGGGAATCAAAAAGGAAAGACAGAAGTGTATCGTGGGAATGAAATGCGTATTGATTTGCTTCCAAAGATTCGGATTGAAATCTTAAGTAAAGAGAGTATGGTGGATGAAATTATACAAGTAGCCAAAGAATGTCTTAATACAGGTAATGTTGGGGATGGAAAGATTATTATTTATCCTGTGAGTAATGTAATTAGGATTCGCACTAATCAAGAAGGAACAGATGCAATTTAA